In Providencia alcalifaciens, the sequence GGAGCCTCATTTTGGTTTGGCATTCAAACTAAGTGTGAGGAGGCACCATGAAGCCGTTATCGACAAATCAATCTTCAACAAAGCCATCATCCGCTGAACAAGTTCGTCTTGATAAATGGCTATGGGTTGCTCGTTTTTATAAAACACGTTCAATTGCTCGTGAGATGATTGATGGCGGAAAAGTCCATTATAATGGGCAAAGAAGTAAGCCAGGAAAAATTGTTGAACTGGGTGCAATGATAAAAGTGCGTCAAGGAAATGATGAACGGATTGTCGAAGTGCTAGAGATCAGCAATCAACGTAAAGGTGCACCAGAAGCTCAGTTACTCTACCGTGAAACCGTAGAAAGCCTTGAACAACGCGACAAGATGGCGATGGCACGTAAGATGAATGCTCTCACGATGCCACATCCTGACAGACGTCCCGATAAAAAAGAGCGTCGGACTCTGCTAAAATTTAAACACACGAACTCCCATGAATCGTCTTAATAGACTGCCTGAGTAATAGAGAGAAATTATGGCTAAACAAGACCAACTCCACCGTTTTCTGTTTGAACAGCACGCAGTACGTGGAGAAATGATTACTGTCGATGAGACTTTTCATCATATTCTAGAAAATCATGATTACCCAGAAGCCGTCAAAATGCTGCTGGGAGAACTGCTGGTTGCGACTAGTTTACTGACTGCTACTTTAAAATTTGATGGTGATATTACCGTTCAAATCCAAGGTGATGGCCCT encodes:
- the hslR gene encoding ribosome-associated heat shock protein Hsp15, which codes for MKPLSTNQSSTKPSSAEQVRLDKWLWVARFYKTRSIAREMIDGGKVHYNGQRSKPGKIVELGAMIKVRQGNDERIVEVLEISNQRKGAPEAQLLYRETVESLEQRDKMAMARKMNALTMPHPDRRPDKKERRTLLKFKHTNSHESS